Proteins co-encoded in one Elusimicrobiota bacterium genomic window:
- a CDS encoding DNA topoisomerase IV subunit A — MAKKTGAIEKRLVGLADTVIEAAQKKKDPAIEIPVRALSNVKFNEKKGIIEMGKNTQERTFFNVGMAKKFMQTMLVGDALAELQRADLTTSLREIYYRTKHTIADSNENTFDTQDESDPIIEDLEVGLAALREELHVRAENGGTVIGPLVLEDDGDRVDCSRLGKGGYSVPSIVEDPYVKIKKCTADFLLLVEKGTQWNRLAEDKFWKKYNCVLLTGNGQPPRGVRRLARRLHEEKKLPVYVLVDNDPWGYYIYSVVKQGSINLAFESQRMAIPTAKFVGLSSADPEHYGLPRNVGIKLNDKDITRAKELMNYPWFQDKKWQAEIKRMLASGLKYELDALANKDFQYLTKKYLPKKLADKDWID, encoded by the coding sequence ATGGCCAAAAAAACCGGAGCCATCGAAAAAAGATTGGTGGGGTTGGCTGATACCGTGATCGAGGCGGCCCAGAAAAAGAAAGACCCGGCCATCGAAATTCCGGTGCGCGCCCTTTCCAATGTCAAATTCAATGAGAAGAAAGGCATTATTGAAATGGGCAAAAACACCCAGGAGCGCACGTTCTTCAACGTGGGCATGGCTAAAAAATTCATGCAGACCATGCTGGTGGGCGACGCCTTGGCCGAGCTCCAGCGCGCGGATTTGACCACCAGCTTAAGGGAAATTTATTACCGCACTAAGCACACCATCGCGGATTCTAACGAGAACACCTTCGACACGCAGGATGAGTCGGACCCCATTATCGAGGATTTGGAAGTCGGGCTGGCCGCTTTAAGAGAAGAGCTGCACGTGCGCGCGGAAAACGGCGGCACCGTGATCGGCCCTTTGGTGTTGGAGGACGACGGGGACAGGGTCGACTGCTCGCGCCTGGGCAAAGGCGGCTATTCCGTGCCCTCGATCGTCGAGGATCCTTATGTCAAAATTAAAAAATGCACGGCGGATTTCCTTCTGCTGGTGGAAAAAGGCACCCAGTGGAACCGCTTGGCCGAGGACAAGTTTTGGAAAAAATACAATTGCGTGCTGTTGACCGGAAACGGGCAGCCGCCGCGCGGCGTGCGCCGCTTGGCCCGGCGCCTGCATGAAGAGAAGAAGCTGCCCGTTTATGTGTTGGTCGACAACGACCCCTGGGGCTATTACATTTATTCCGTCGTTAAGCAGGGCTCCATCAACCTGGCCTTCGAAAGCCAGCGCATGGCCATCCCTACCGCCAAATTCGTGGGCCTCTCCAGCGCGGATCCGGAGCACTACGGGCTTCCAAGGAACGTGGGCATCAAGTTAAACGACAAGGACATCACCCGCGCCAAAGAATTGATGAATTACCCCTGGTTCCAGGATAAAAAGTGGCAGGCTGAGATTAAACGCATGTTGGCCTCCGGCCTCAAATATGAGCTCGATGCCCTGGCCAATAAAGATTTCCAATACCTGACTAAAAAATACCTTCCCAAAAAACTCGCCGACAAAGACTGGATCGATTAA